CCGCCGAAAACGATGAATCCGGCGACGATGGTGGATACGATCCCGATGATGATACCCCAGAAGCCCTCGGCGCTGAGGTACATCCAGCCCAAAGCCATAGAGTAGGAAAAGCCTGTACTCCGCATAAATCCCGGGAAATAATTGCTGTAGACGGCATAAAAAAAGAAGAACCCGATCAGGCTGACGAGGATCCATCCCGTGGTTCTCCTCGCGGCCTCGAGAACGGAAAGGAAGAGCAGGGAGGCAAGGAAGATTTCGTATGGCCGGCAGACAAGTCGGCCCTCGGCTACCAGGGCGTTGCCATTGACGGCGATATACCCGCATGGATACAAATGAGCCCCGCACTGATCGCCCGGTGGGTAAGGGGTGGAATCACCAGGTTCAGGTAAAAGAACAGGTTGCAGAGATGGGAGAGGGTGTAAAGGGTCCAGAGGAGAGAGACCACGAATGCCAACTTGTATCTCAGGCTGCGTTCCCGCCAGCCCGCTTCGACCTTGTATTCCTTCATCCGTTTCCCCGCTCACCGGGTTTATTTTGGAAAGGTGGGGGGACGCCCGGCCGTCCCCCTCAATGGCCTTTCTACTTTTTCTTCTTCAGGATTTCGGCCTGTCTCTTGAGCATCTTTTCCTGGTAGGCCTGGGCCTCGGGGGTCCAGAGTCCCTTTTCCTTGAAATATCGAATGGAGCCTTCGTGGTAAGGAACCGCAAGGGTGACGGGCCGGTGTTTCAGGCTCCAGTACTTTGCGGCCGGGTGGGTATCAGCGTACTCGTTGTTATGATCGTAAATGGCCTTCACCACTCCGTAGACGACTTCCGGATCAGTTTTTTCGGATGTGAACATGGCGTTCTGGTAACAGATGGCGTTGGGAATGGCGCTCTTGTTCCGGAAGCGCGGATCATTGGCCGGGATATCATTCAGGGTGTATCCCTCCATGCGTTCGAGTACGAAATGGGCCTGTTTCCTGGTAAGATTCACGAAAACACACTCCCCCTTGGCCTCGTTGACCTGCATCACCGCGCCGGGGACTACCGGGTAGAGGAGGGCGTCTACTCTTCCTTCGATCAGGTCCCGGATCGCCTCCTTGATGCTGGAAAAGGCCAGGACTGATTTAAGATCCTTGAATGAGAGGCCGGCTGAAGCCAATTGGTTCCGGGCCATGTCCGTGAACATGGGATTGGCCTTGAACTTGATGTAGACGACCTTCCCCTTTAGATCGGCGATGGTTTTAATCCCCGTGTCGGGAGTGGTCCAGAACATGAACATGTAATCGTGTCCGGCTCCAACGGTTCGAACCGGCATGGGCCCCATCTTCTTGTAAAGCCCTCTTCCCAGGAAGGCGTTCAGAATATCCGCCGCATTATGGTTGGCAAACTGGCACTGCCCGTTTTTCATCATGGGCAACCATAACTTGGGTCCGCCAAGGGGTTGGACAATCCAGTTTTCAATGGGCGTATATTTCTCGATGACTTTCCCCATCCCAACGAGCACCATGTGGACCGAAGCGCCAGGGGCTGGGGAGATGACGGTGACACTTTTGGGCCAATCCGCACCCCAGGCCCCTTGTGCCATAAAGAGAAAAAGCATTGCGACAAGGACCGCAGCCCGTACAAGCCCTGAGCTTTTCCGTCCATACCTTCCGTTCATGTCAACACCTCCTATCCTTGAAAAGACGTTACAGGAATTTCCCCTCGCCTTTCATCCTTATCGGGAATGGTAGGGTTTTCCCGGTGAAGGAATCCGGCTCCGGGTGCTTTTGGCCCCTGGGATTGGGACGATCGCAGGGCCCCATCGGGTTCATTTTGATGGTTCGACGTGAACCTTATGAGATCAAGGGTTGCGGAAAATTATTCGCCACTTGTTGGCATTAGATCTGAAACATCCAGATATTGAGAGTGCAAAGTCCTAATGAATCGAAGGATTTTCTTATTGAGGCTAAGGTTCGGAGTTAAGGGCCGCAAGGCGATTAAGTCGGCTTTCTACTTCAAGCAGGTGCTGTTTGCATAGCTCCAGGGCCTTTTCCTGATCTTCAGCCACGAGGGCGGCTAAAATTTCTTCATGATAGCGGACCACATTGGCCGATACTTCGAGGTCCGGCACGATCTGGCTGAGAAAGTCTCCCACCAGTGCCATGATCGCTTCAAGGACGATTACGAAAACATGGTTCTTGGAGGCCTTGGCGAGCAACTTGTGAAATTGAATGTTTTCTTCCGTAGCCAGTCGGCCAGCCTCGATTTTCCGACGGGCCTTGCGGATATTGGCTTTGAGTGATTGGATGTCGGACTCATCCATGTTCAACATGGCATAGAGGAGCACCACTTTCTCTATTTCCAGCCGGGCCACTGTCAGGTCTTTCATGCTGATGTTTTTGATCCTGAAGGCATCCAGGAAAAGGTCCCGGATCCTGTTAAGAACGGTGTTGACAATTTCAGGCCCCCCGGTTCCACCTTTTTGGATCACTATGAAACCGGAAAGCTCCAGGAGCCGCAGGGCCTCCCGGATAGTTTGTCGTCCCACGTTGAACTGGGCTGCGAGATGGGTTTCGGAGGGGAGTTTGTCCCCGGGTTTGAGAACTCCCCGGAAAATCAGTTCCTTGATCTTGGTGGAAACCTGCTCGAAAGCCCTTCGGTTGTTTATCGGCGTGAATAATTCTTTTTCAGGTAATGGCATATGGCTACCTCGGTTTGTGCTATTGTCAGACAATCTAAATGTTTTCCCTGTCAGCTGTCAAGTAAAATCGACAATTTTTAAAAATCGGCTTGTTTCCTTTTACATCCCACCTGGGTTATGGGCTAAACGGGGTGAATTTCAATGGTTAAGAGAGGCGGAGATTTTTGAAAACCAAAATAGGTTGTGGTATCTAAAATTGTATCCTAACAAGATGGTGGCTTCATGCAGTTTTAGAACATACGGGTCGAGGAGATGATATGAAACCCCAAGCCATTTACAACGGCTGCTTTAAAAATATTACAAGGCGGGATTTTATCCGGCTTACCTCCCTTATGGCCGGCGGACTCCTTACAGGCTGTGCCGTCAACCCTGTGACCGGCAGGCAGCAATTGATGCTGGTATCGGAAGAGCAGGAGATTGAGATGGATCGGAGGAACTCCCCTCATCAATTCTCCTCAGACTACGGTGCCATGCAGGACAGGGCCCTGAACGCATATATAAGCGATGTAGGTCTAAAGCTGGCATCAAGGACCCATCGGCCCCGGATGCCTTACTCCTTCAGGGCCGTGAATGCGGTTTATGCCAATGCTTATGCGTTCCCCGGAGGGAGTATCGCCTGTACGCGGGGCATTCTGCTTGCCATTGAGAGCGAGGCGGAACTCGCCGCGCTCCTCGGCCATGAGTTGGGACACGTAAACGCCCGGCATACGGCTGAGCAGATGTCAAAGGGACTGCTGGTGCAGGCCTTCGTGGGTGGGCTATCGGCCCTTGCCGGCACACAGGGGACCGGCTACGGCCGACTTGCCGCCCAACTTGGCATGATCGGCGCCGGAGCCCTGCTGGCCTCCTATAGCCGGGATAATGAGCGGGAGGCCGATGCCCTGGGGATGGAATACATGGTTCGTGCAGGGTACAGTCCAAAGGGAATGATCAGTCTCATGGAGACCTTACAGCGCATGTCCGACCGTGAACCCAGCATCATTGAACTTATGTTTGCCACACATCCTATGAGCCGGGAGCGTTACCGTACCGCGCTCAACAGGGCCCATACCCGCTATGGTGGGGCGATGCATCTTCCCTTGTACCGAGAGCGTTACATGGATCATACTACAGCCCTTCGAGCCATGAGGAGGGCCGTCCAGGAGATGCAAAAAGGAGAACGAGAGATAATGCAAGAGAGGTTCGGCCTTGCAGAGAACCACTTCCGAAAGGCCCTCCGGTTGGCACCCAACGACTATGCGGGACTGCTTTTAATGTCCATTTCCCTGATGCTTCAAGAAAAATTCAAACAGGCCCTACGCTACGCCCTGAAGGCGCGACAGGTCTACCCGGGAGAGGCCAAGTCTTACCACTTAAGCGGATATGTAAAAATCAGGCTTCATGACTACGAAGGAGCCTACCGGGATTTTACCGATTACGATAGGATCCTTCCAGGGAATCCCAATATCACATTTTTCAGGGGTTATGCCCAGGAGAAGATGCATCATATCAAGGCGGCTGCCAGGGCTTACCACCGATACCTTCAGATGGTTCGTGAGGGTGAAAAGGCTCGTTACGCATATATGCGGCTTAAGGAGTGGGGGTATTATAAATAGTGTCCATCCATAAATGGCCAATTTCCGCAATCTCTGCGTCAGGCTCAAATTTTCTCATTTATGGATGGACACTAAATAGGGAAGACAGGGTAATCATCAAAGGGGCTGATGCAGAGGAATATATTCAGGAGGATTCCTCTTGAGGCAAAGGGATAATCCTGGGGCCTTTTCATTTGACCATCCCATTTCCCTTTCCTATAATACGCGACCGCCCCGGTTCCGGGATCTGGGGCGTGAGGGCAGGCACGGAGAATGGACGAAAGTTGACGTTTTGTGCAGAGGTTTCAAAACAAGGGGAGAAGAATGGGATTGCTTGAAGGTAAAGTTTCGCTGATAACGGGAGCAGACACTGAAATCGGCAGGGAGATCGCCCGAAGGTTCCTTCAGGAAGGGGCTCGGAAGGTGATATTGTTTTCAGAAGATGAAAAGGTCCTCTCCGGCCTTTGCGGATCGCTGGACCCGGCAGGGGAGCGGGTCGGGGGTGTTTTCGGGGAGATAAGGGGCCGGGATGATGCCGTGCGGACTATTGAGGATGCGGTAAAGGAGGCGGGTCGGATCGATATCCTCATAAACAACTTTGACCTGATGGAGTACGGTCCAGTGAGTCCGTCTGAACCAGGGCATTGGAACAGGGTCCTTAATGCGAACCTTAACACCGCCATGTTTTTTATGTCGGCCGTGATTCCCATGATGAAAGAGTCGGGTGGCGGCGTGATCGTGAATGTGTCTTCTCTTGCAGGTAATGTCCCCTTTTCGGGCCTGGGAGCCTACTGCGCATCCCACGCAGCCCTCCAGGCCTTTTCAAAGGTGGCAGCCAAGGAGGTTGCTTCTTTCAATATCCGGGTGAATATTATTTGCCCTCCGATTGTTGAGGAGACGGGCACTGAAGGTTCTTCCTCCGAACTCCTTGGAAGGAACGGCGACCCCGGGTCGGTGGCGGATGCGGCCCTTTTCCTGGTATCCGACCGAAGCGAGTGGCTTACGGGCGTAACCCTGGACCTTGACGGCGGAAGGCACCTGGCTCCCGGTCCCTAAAACGGTCGAACCGGATTGGGGAAAAGGTGTGAGGCGATGGTCACCGTGAAAGTGTTTCCCACCCTGCGTGATTACCTGCCTTCGGAATATCCAAGGACAGATAAAATCCTTCTGGATCTATCCAGAATGGGGAAAGGAGGCGTAAGGGTAAAGGATCTCGTGAAATTCCTTGGTATCCCCAGGGAGAAGGTATCGGTGGTCATTTTAAACGGTATCATTCGAAAGGATCTTGATATGGCCCTTAAGGACGGGGATACCGTATCCCTCTCGCCACCGATCGCTGGGGGATGACAAACCCTCAGCCCCACCAACAAACTTCCCCATCAACTCATATAGAAAAGAGGGGGACCATAATCCCCCTCTTCTATCCTTTCCTTCAGATACACAGCTAACAGCCAACGGTTTTTAAACTGCTTTTCTGCTCCCCTTAGACTCCCAGCCTATCAGCTATATAGGCCAAGCCTAGGGCCTGCAGTTTCTCTCTTGTAGGTGTCCCGGTTTTTGTGTCCCATCCCCTGGCCAGGTAATATTCTTCAAGCATGGTATCCAGTGCTTCATGAGTAAAGACATGCCCCTTGGACCCCCCTTCAGTCAGGGGTTCGGTCATGAGCCGTTGAGGAAGGGTGTCGTCAGCCCTCGTGAACCCTTCCCGGACATTGAATGCCTTGGCCACGTTGTTTACCCTTTCACCGGCCTGTATCACCTCCTCAGGTGTCATGGAGATACCGGTTACCGCCTCCATGAGGGCGGCGGTGTTCTCGGCAGCGTTGCCCGGTAAGGCCATATCCAGGAGAAATGCGCACATTGTGGGGCAATCGCAGGTGGCCGTTCTCAGGTCCTGATTCCACTTGGTAAGCTTTCCTTTCCCCCGCGTATCGAATCGGTCGACCTCGCGGGGGATCGGGATCCCGAAAATTTCCTGGAAGGCATACCCACGGTTGTGATCCGCTCCGGTATAGGAAGTGGCATAGTTTAGTCCATGGGCCATAGCCCCCCTCACGTCATAGCCGGGAAGTTCCAGTCCTTTTACGTGTATGGCGTATTTTGAAGAATCCTTGCCGATCTTGATAGAAGCGCTCTTTACCCCGTCAGCAAGGATATCCCCGATCCCTTCCCGGAAAGCCATCATGTGAAGGAGGTTCATCATGGCACGGTGGTTTCCAAAGTTGAGCTTAATGCCCCCGGTATCTTTGTCTCCAAGTATCCCCTTTTCGTATAATTCCATGGCGAAACCTACCGTAACACCTGCTGAGATGGTATCAAGGCCCAGTTCGTCACACAGGCGATCGGCGGCTACGACCGCCTCGGCGTTATCCACTCCCGTCTCCCCTCCCAGGGAGTAAAGGGTTTCGAATTCGGGCTCTCCCAGGGCACCCGCATAGGGGCCGCTTCGAGCCATCTTTAACTGGGTGCATCCCACGGGGCACTGGAAGCAATGTTCACTTCCCACCTTTAGGCGTTCCTGTGCCGCCACACCTATCTCTTCAGCGGGAGTGAAGCTGCCCGTAGCAGTCCAGTTCTTGGCCGGAAAGATACCAAGTTCACAGGTATGATTCACGACCATTGGGGTACCCAGGCTTGAAAACTGGGAATACAGTATGTGGCTCTCCTTCATGGCCTTAAGCATATTGTCCCTTGCCTCTTTGAATTTGTTGCCCGATGTCACCGAAACGGATCCTGTACCCCTTATGGCGACCGCCTTTAGGTTCTTGGCGCCCATTACGGCCCCGAGCCCTTTTCGCCCGGCAGCGCGTCTCTCATTAACGATGCAGGCGATTTTACTCATTTTTTCTCCGGCAGGGCCTATGCAGGCGATTCGAATATTTTGATCGCCGAGTTCATTCTTTATGATCTGCTGGGAGTCACCCGTTAGGGCTCCCCAGGCTTTGCCCGCGGGTCGGAATTTAACCTCCCCGTCCTTGATCCAAAGATAGGTGGGCTTTTCGGCCTTCCCTTCGATAATGAGCATATCGAAGCCGGCGAATTTGAGCTCGGCAGGAAAATACCCGCCGGTCAAGGCCATTCCTACGGCACCTGTAAGAGGTGATCTGGCCGCCACGGCCATACGGCTTGCGCAGGGAACTGTGGTTCCGGTAAAAGGCCCAACGGAAAAGATTAATTTGTTGTCGGGGCCCAGGGGGTCCGTACCGGGGCCCAATTCATCAAAGAGGTATTTGATGGCGAACCCTGCACCCCCGATGTAATCCCTCGCGATCTCAGGGGGAAGTTTTTCTACCCTGTGGGTCTGATCACTCAAATTGATACGCAGAATGTTTCCCGTATATCCGCCTGAATACATGGTTTCCCCTCCTCTGTTTAAATGACATAGTCATAATATCCCCTTACAACCCGGTATCTGGAAATTTGCTGTCCTCCCAGCCAGAGTTGAGTTATCTTGGCATCCCGGAGATACTTTTCAAGATGGTACTCGGGCGAAATTCCGTTTGATCCCATGAGTTCAGCCGCCTTGTTGGCCACCCATACGCAGGTATCAGCTGCGAAGATTTTGGTGGCGCTTGCTCTGGATATCATTGCCGGACTGAAGGGTGGCCCGTATTGTTCCGGGTGGTCCATCATCCATGATAGGTTGTAAACCGCTCCCCTGGTAAGTTCGATCTTTATGGCCATGTCGGCAAGTATTCCTGCGGCCATGCTCCATTCTCTCACCGGTTTCCCCCCGCTCTTACGTTCTTTGGTGTAATCAAGGGCGATTTTAAAGGCCGCCTGGGCGATTCCGAGGGAAATGGTGGAGGAGTGCCATTGAGCGATACATCCTGCTGC
The genomic region above belongs to Deltaproteobacteria bacterium and contains:
- a CDS encoding C4-dicarboxylate ABC transporter permease — translated: MYPCGYIAVNGNALVAEGRLVCRPYEIFLASLLFLSVLEAARRTTGWILVSLIGFFFFYAVYSNYFPGFMRSTGFSYSMALGWMYLSAEGFWGIIIGIVSTIVAGFIVFGG
- a CDS encoding TAXI family TRAP transporter solute-binding subunit, which codes for MNGRYGRKSSGLVRAAVLVAMLFLFMAQGAWGADWPKSVTVISPAPGASVHMVLVGMGKVIEKYTPIENWIVQPLGGPKLWLPMMKNGQCQFANHNAADILNAFLGRGLYKKMGPMPVRTVGAGHDYMFMFWTTPDTGIKTIADLKGKVVYIKFKANPMFTDMARNQLASAGLSFKDLKSVLAFSSIKEAIRDLIEGRVDALLYPVVPGAVMQVNEAKGECVFVNLTRKQAHFVLERMEGYTLNDIPANDPRFRNKSAIPNAICYQNAMFTSEKTDPEVVYGVVKAIYDHNNEYADTHPAAKYWSLKHRPVTLAVPYHEGSIRYFKEKGLWTPEAQAYQEKMLKRQAEILKKKK
- a CDS encoding FadR family transcriptional regulator translates to MPLPEKELFTPINNRRAFEQVSTKIKELIFRGVLKPGDKLPSETHLAAQFNVGRQTIREALRLLELSGFIVIQKGGTGGPEIVNTVLNRIRDLFLDAFRIKNISMKDLTVARLEIEKVVLLYAMLNMDESDIQSLKANIRKARRKIEAGRLATEENIQFHKLLAKASKNHVFVIVLEAIMALVGDFLSQIVPDLEVSANVVRYHEEILAALVAEDQEKALELCKQHLLEVESRLNRLAALNSEP
- a CDS encoding M48 family metalloprotease, whose protein sequence is MKPQAIYNGCFKNITRRDFIRLTSLMAGGLLTGCAVNPVTGRQQLMLVSEEQEIEMDRRNSPHQFSSDYGAMQDRALNAYISDVGLKLASRTHRPRMPYSFRAVNAVYANAYAFPGGSIACTRGILLAIESEAELAALLGHELGHVNARHTAEQMSKGLLVQAFVGGLSALAGTQGTGYGRLAAQLGMIGAGALLASYSRDNEREADALGMEYMVRAGYSPKGMISLMETLQRMSDREPSIIELMFATHPMSRERYRTALNRAHTRYGGAMHLPLYRERYMDHTTALRAMRRAVQEMQKGEREIMQERFGLAENHFRKALRLAPNDYAGLLLMSISLMLQEKFKQALRYALKARQVYPGEAKSYHLSGYVKIRLHDYEGAYRDFTDYDRILPGNPNITFFRGYAQEKMHHIKAAARAYHRYLQMVREGEKARYAYMRLKEWGYYK
- a CDS encoding SDR family oxidoreductase, which translates into the protein MGLLEGKVSLITGADTEIGREIARRFLQEGARKVILFSEDEKVLSGLCGSLDPAGERVGGVFGEIRGRDDAVRTIEDAVKEAGRIDILINNFDLMEYGPVSPSEPGHWNRVLNANLNTAMFFMSAVIPMMKESGGGVIVNVSSLAGNVPFSGLGAYCASHAALQAFSKVAAKEVASFNIRVNIICPPIVEETGTEGSSSELLGRNGDPGSVADAALFLVSDRSEWLTGVTLDLDGGRHLAPGP
- a CDS encoding MoaD/ThiS family protein; the protein is MVTVKVFPTLRDYLPSEYPRTDKILLDLSRMGKGGVRVKDLVKFLGIPREKVSVVILNGIIRKDLDMALKDGDTVSLSPPIAGG
- a CDS encoding aldehyde ferredoxin oxidoreductase family protein, producing the protein MYSGGYTGNILRINLSDQTHRVEKLPPEIARDYIGGAGFAIKYLFDELGPGTDPLGPDNKLIFSVGPFTGTTVPCASRMAVAARSPLTGAVGMALTGGYFPAELKFAGFDMLIIEGKAEKPTYLWIKDGEVKFRPAGKAWGALTGDSQQIIKNELGDQNIRIACIGPAGEKMSKIACIVNERRAAGRKGLGAVMGAKNLKAVAIRGTGSVSVTSGNKFKEARDNMLKAMKESHILYSQFSSLGTPMVVNHTCELGIFPAKNWTATGSFTPAEEIGVAAQERLKVGSEHCFQCPVGCTQLKMARSGPYAGALGEPEFETLYSLGGETGVDNAEAVVAADRLCDELGLDTISAGVTVGFAMELYEKGILGDKDTGGIKLNFGNHRAMMNLLHMMAFREGIGDILADGVKSASIKIGKDSSKYAIHVKGLELPGYDVRGAMAHGLNYATSYTGADHNRGYAFQEIFGIPIPREVDRFDTRGKGKLTKWNQDLRTATCDCPTMCAFLLDMALPGNAAENTAALMEAVTGISMTPEEVIQAGERVNNVAKAFNVREGFTRADDTLPQRLMTEPLTEGGSKGHVFTHEALDTMLEEYYLARGWDTKTGTPTREKLQALGLAYIADRLGV